One Nerophis ophidion isolate RoL-2023_Sa linkage group LG23, RoL_Noph_v1.0, whole genome shotgun sequence genomic window carries:
- the znf750 gene encoding zinc finger protein 750 has protein sequence MDTAQERKPKRPHYIPRPLGKPFKYRCFQCPFTCNEKSHLFNHMKYNLCKNSISLMSQKNGPTARQDKTAAKATLVMSMDSPNLPGGASINQDKQQAKENRDEVRDASEEVNIGCESPIEREKGGEEERLAGENQDSKDTKSMPHQSAFSLVTPKRDEVFNTPMQPSDHPQIPHFNHAAFPITFKPFPTPVGLEYFPHLLPDQPLSTQYYHPANQNANELNSSFRLEVPNPQRPAVPHGSASPLPASLFPPYQYRYCHPVHPFHYGLYRPHDISMPITASRYIPLEWYQQTLSSKDYNLYVQSHPYHFNAIEQEQLDHRQSGDKATRLSPKEGCSALGSPDRPSHAHVIQKDGGQAPQDTNVDKRLSSTVVQHVQTSARHKDTAESLLQLGALLVDRGSESRYSAVSESCPETTSEHEEEDNRDDPAPLNLSTRTQDKDIFSADHRDQPKRAELPLNLTLCSSQANSSDDPHLSADEETFDQRQNAALALCQLYVASTAASLCDIEPPERLKEDDEDPRNTKRTTRATLTGAKRARQAKTNNKTNKRAKVTKRNVRRRRPRRS, from the exons ATGGACACTGCTCAAGAACGCAAGCCAAAAAGGCCTCACTACATTCCTCGACCGCTTGGGAAGCCATTCAAATACCGGTGTTTCCAGTGTCCATTTACCTGCAATGAGAAGTCCCACCTCTTtaaccatatgaaatataacctGTGTAAGAACTCCATCTCTCTGATGTCACAGAAAAATGGTCCAACGGCCCGACAGGACAAGACAGCAGCAAAGGCCACCCTGGTAATGTCAATGGACAGTCCAAACTTGCCAGGAGGCGCATCCATCAATCAGGACAAACAGCAGGCAAAGGAGAACAGAGACGAGGTGAGAGATGCAAGTGAAGAGGTCAATATTGGGTGCGAAAGTCCAATCGAAAGGGAAAAAGGAGGGGAAGAGGAACGTCTAGCAGGAGAAAACCAGGACAGCAAAGACACTAAGTCAATGCCACACCAATCTGCCTTCTCCCTGGTCACACCCAAACGTGACGAAGTCTTCAACACACCCATGCAGCCGTCAGACCATCCACAAATTCCGCATTTCAATCACGCTGCATTTCCAATAACTTTTAAGCCATTCCCCACTCCAGTTGGTCTAGAATACTTTCCTCATCTCCTACCTGACCAACCTCTCTCCACGCAATACTACCACCCTGCTAACCAAAATGCAAATGAGCTCAATTCTTCTTTCCGACTAGAGGTCCCAAATCCCCAAAGGCCAGCGGTGCCACATGGCAGTGCTTCGCCACTTCCTGCTTCACTATTCCCACCATACCAATACAGATACTGCCACCCAGTCCACCCCTTTCATTATGGCCTGTACAGACCCCATGACATCTCCATGCCCATCACAGCATCAAGATATATTCCCTTGGAATGGTACCAGCAAACTCTCAGCTCTAAAGATTACAATTTATATGTACAATCCCATCCCTATCATTTCAACGCCATCGAACAAGAGCAGCTAGACCACAGGCAAAGTGGGGACAAGGCAACCAGGCTGAGCCCCAAGGAGGGATGTTCCGCTTTGGGATCCCCTGACAGACCAAGTCATGCACACGTCATCCAGAAGGACGGGGGGCAGGCGCCACAGGACACCAACGTGGACAAGCGGCTGTCGTCGACAGTGGTTCAGCATGTACAGACCAGTGCCAGGCATAAAGATACAGCGGAGAGCTTGCTGCAGTTAGGAGCTCTGCTTGTAGACAGAGG ATCAGAGAGCAGATATTCCGCTGTGTCTGAGTCATGTCCTGAAACTACATCCGAACACGAAGAAGAGGACAACAGAGACGATCCAGCACCGCTAAACCTCTCAACGAGAACCCAAGACAAAGACATATTTTCAGCCGACCACAGAGACCAGCCAAAGAGGGCAGAGTTACCCCTGAACCTCACCCTTTGCTCTTCTCAGGCTAACTCTTCAGATGATCCTCATCTGAGTGCAGATGAAGAAACCTTTGACCAGAGGCAGAATGCAGCACTCGCGCTCTGTCAGCTCTACGTAGCGAGCACGGCTGCCTCTTTATGTGACATTGAGCCGCCAGAGAGACTCAAGGAAGATGACGAAGATCCCCGAAATACAAAACGTACGACCAGGGCGACCTTGACAGGTGCGAAACGAGCGCGCCAagctaaaacaaacaacaaaacaaacaagagagcTAAAGTGACAAAGCGGAACGTGAGGAGGAGGAGGCCTCGCCGCAGCTAA